The proteins below come from a single bacterium genomic window:
- the mtaB gene encoding tRNA (N(6)-L-threonylcarbamoyladenosine(37)-C(2))-methylthiotransferase MtaB produces MQEIEEQPKAPATVAFATLGCKANQYDTSFLEAQLERRNYKLVDFREKADIYVFNTCTVTDGADLDSRNLIRRAKCRNPEAFTVVTGCYAQTKPQEVAKIEGVDLVLGNDKKHSLFTYLEQGRPEKTQVAVDNIFLQTELETFGLASYAKNTRAFVKIQDGCNQFCTFCIIPYARGRNRSIAIPRVLEELRRLSEAGFKEAVLTGIHIGTYGQDLEPATSLYELLRAIEETRPIHRVRVSSIDPEEVGEEMVELFAGARTLCPHLHIPLQSGDDEILKMMRRRYTVKDFAKLCESLAARIPRVCLGTDVIVGFPYEEGARFENSFGLLRDAPVHYFHVFPFSPKRGTPAAKMLGQVPAGVKNANALRLRELSAQKSGDFRRRFLGAEVEVILEGSGTSCENEALRESEWTGFSENYLPVAVTTSAGFRGKLVRCRLDSESGGRLAGKDHARGEEAPEGVRA; encoded by the coding sequence ATGCAAGAGATCGAAGAACAACCCAAGGCCCCGGCCACCGTCGCCTTCGCCACCCTCGGCTGCAAGGCCAATCAGTACGACACCAGCTTCCTCGAAGCCCAGCTCGAGCGCCGCAACTACAAGCTGGTCGATTTCCGGGAGAAGGCCGACATCTACGTCTTCAACACCTGCACGGTGACCGACGGCGCCGACCTCGATAGCCGCAACCTGATCCGCCGGGCCAAGTGCCGCAACCCCGAGGCCTTCACCGTCGTCACCGGCTGCTATGCCCAAACCAAGCCCCAAGAGGTCGCCAAGATCGAGGGCGTCGACCTGGTCCTGGGCAACGACAAGAAGCACAGCCTCTTCACTTATTTGGAGCAGGGAAGGCCGGAAAAAACTCAGGTCGCGGTCGACAACATCTTCCTCCAGACCGAGCTCGAAACTTTCGGCCTGGCGAGCTACGCCAAGAACACCCGGGCCTTCGTCAAGATCCAGGATGGCTGCAACCAATTCTGCACCTTCTGCATCATCCCCTATGCCCGGGGCCGCAACCGCAGCATCGCGATCCCCCGGGTCCTGGAGGAATTGCGGCGCTTGAGCGAGGCCGGTTTCAAAGAAGCCGTGCTCACCGGCATCCACATCGGGACCTATGGCCAAGACCTGGAGCCGGCCACCTCTTTATATGAGCTGCTCAGGGCCATTGAGGAAACCCGGCCGATCCACCGGGTCCGCGTTTCCTCGATCGACCCCGAGGAGGTCGGTGAGGAGATGGTCGAGCTCTTCGCCGGCGCCCGAACCCTCTGCCCCCACCTCCACATCCCCCTGCAAAGCGGCGACGACGAAATCCTGAAGATGATGCGGCGGCGCTACACCGTGAAGGACTTCGCCAAGCTCTGCGAGAGCCTGGCCGCTCGGATTCCTCGGGTCTGCCTCGGAACCGACGTCATCGTCGGTTTCCCCTATGAGGAGGGAGCCCGCTTCGAGAACAGCTTTGGGCTGCTCCGGGACGCGCCGGTCCATTATTTCCACGTCTTTCCCTTCAGCCCCAAGCGGGGGACCCCGGCCGCCAAGATGCTGGGGCAGGTGCCGGCGGGGGTCAAAAACGCCAACGCACTGCGTCTCCGCGAGCTGTCCGCCCAAAAATCGGGCGATTTTCGGCGCCGATTTCTGGGGGCGGAAGTGGAAGTGATCCTTGAGGGTTCTGGGACTTCGTGCGAGAATGAGGCATTGAGGGAGTCGGAATGGACCGGCTTTTCCGAGAATTACCTGCCCGTGGCGGTGACGACGAGCGCGGGTTTTCGCGGAAAACTCGTTCGATGCCGGCTTGATTCTGAAAGCGGAGGAAGGCTTGCCGGAAAAGATCACGCGCGAGGAGAAGAAGCGCCTGAAGGAGTTCGAGCGTAA
- the rnc gene encoding ribonuclease III, whose amino-acid sequence MPEKITREEKKRLKEFERKLGYRFKRKNILKNALTHKSYANERRLDASEHNERLEYLGDAVLELIVSHLLMENYPQAAEGELSKLRASIVNEKTLANVAREHCLGEFMYLGKGEEMGAGREKPSLLSNALEAVLGAIYLDRGFKKAFKVIGRIALELFEQVGQEGFYKDYKTQLQERAQILFKTVPKYKLIKESGPDHDKTFEINLLIRGEVMGMGSGKSKKNAEQAAAKEALENIEKVAAARAAGEANPNAVG is encoded by the coding sequence TTGCCGGAAAAGATCACGCGCGAGGAGAAGAAGCGCCTGAAGGAGTTCGAGCGTAAGCTCGGCTACCGATTCAAGCGCAAGAACATCCTCAAGAACGCGCTCACCCACAAATCTTACGCCAACGAACGGCGGCTCGACGCCAGTGAGCACAACGAGCGCCTGGAGTATCTCGGCGACGCGGTGCTCGAACTCATCGTCTCCCATCTGCTGATGGAAAATTATCCGCAGGCCGCCGAGGGCGAGCTGAGCAAGCTCCGGGCCTCGATCGTCAACGAGAAGACCTTGGCCAATGTCGCCCGCGAGCATTGCCTGGGCGAGTTCATGTATCTCGGAAAAGGCGAGGAGATGGGCGCCGGCCGCGAGAAGCCCAGCTTGCTCTCCAACGCGCTGGAGGCGGTGCTCGGGGCCATCTACCTCGACCGCGGTTTCAAGAAGGCCTTCAAGGTCATCGGCCGGATCGCCCTCGAGCTCTTCGAGCAGGTCGGCCAAGAGGGCTTCTACAAGGACTACAAGACCCAACTCCAGGAGCGGGCTCAGATCCTCTTCAAGACGGTGCCGAAGTACAAGCTGATCAAGGAGTCGGGCCCCGACCACGACAAGACCTTCGAGATCAACCTCCTCATCCGGGGCGAGGTGATGGGGATGGGGAGTGGCAAGAGCAAGAAGAACGCCGAGCAAGCCGCGGCCAAGGAAGCCCTGGAGAACATCGAAAAGGTCGCGGCCGCCCGAGCCGCCGGCGAAGCCAACCCCAATGCGGTCGGCTGA